CGGGCGATAGGTTGGAGGTCAGAATCAGGTCGCACCCGCCTGCGCTCGAGCGCTCCACCAGGGCGTAGAGGCGCTCGAGGGTGAAGGGGGTGAGACGGCTCTTGCCCCCGTCGTCGAGCACCAGCCGCTCGTACTGGGGTAAGACGCCCTCCCCGGCGGCGGCCAGGCGCTCCTCGGCCAGGAAGTCCAGTTCGCTCCTGAAGCGGACAAATCTGCCTTCAGCCGTTCAGGAGCTCGAGCAGGCTCTCTTTATGCTCATGGGCCAGCCTCTGGATCAGGGGATTCTGCTCCTTGCGAGCCCGGTACAGTAGCCCAGCCCGCCAGCCCCCCAGTTTCCCTGCCAGGGCCCCGGCGGGGTCGGCGTGACGTTTTGTCACACCGTTTCGCTTGTTTTCCTGTGACATTTTGTCACGCGGTTTCTCTCTTTTCGCAAGGGGGTTTCTCTCTCCAGCACGCAAAGGACTGTGACATCTTGTCACGGTGTTTTCTTCGATTCCCTGTGACACTTTGTCACGCCGAATGCGATGCATCGCCTGCCTACGGGCCTCGGGTTTCCCCAAAGGAAAGGCCCTGGGGGAAGACCCCAGGGCCTCCCATAGCAAGAGCCCGTCTTTGAGGGAGAGCCGCTCAACCACCTCCCGCAAGCGGCCCGCCTCAAGCCGGTACCAGCTCCTCTTCCGTGGCATATTCCTCTTCGGGCGCTTCTACCAGACCCGTGCCCCCGCACAACCCGCACCGCACGCATTCCTCGCGGGGCAGGTAGTTGCCGAACGAATGGCTGTAGTAGCTGCCTACGACGACCTCCAGGTATCCACAACCCTGGCACTCGGGACAGATTTCCTCACGCATGGCTATCACCCCCAGCAAGAAGGCGGGGCGGCCTCTGCCGCCCCCTGGCTCAGCACCACCCCTCCCGTTCCCGTCGTAGCCGCTCCATGACGGCCCGCTCCTCCGGCGTGAGGGGCAGGTCGTCCAGGAACTTCAGGCGGGGTCGGGGCCGGGGCTTGGGGCGAGGGAGGCCTTGGGGTCTGCCGCCGGGAGCTTCAAGGCC
The window above is part of the Calidithermus timidus DSM 17022 genome. Proteins encoded here:
- a CDS encoding molecular chaperone DnaJ, whose translation is MREEICPECQGCGYLEVVVGSYYSHSFGNYLPREECVRCGLCGGTGLVEAPEEEYATEEELVPA